One Helicobacter cetorum MIT 00-7128 DNA window includes the following coding sequences:
- a CDS encoding TerC family protein, whose amino-acid sequence MESFQTLFANFSDIFLTWHGIFSLFTLTLLEIVLGIDNIIFLVVIVSKLPKHQQNKARILGLTLAMLARIALLGALFWISHLEKPLFSVASLEISWRDMVLILGGVFLMYKGFMELKAQAYATEENYQTKSLGFLITLIEIMFLDIVFSLDSVITAVGIAKHLEVMIGAIILAVIVMVFFSKIIGDFIEKYHRVKTLAFVFLLFVGLVLLLEGVHVSINKAYLYAGIGFALLVECLNIFIERRNL is encoded by the coding sequence ATGGAAAGTTTTCAAACCTTATTCGCTAATTTTTCTGATATTTTTTTAACTTGGCATGGAATATTTTCGCTTTTTACCCTAACACTTTTAGAAATTGTGCTAGGGATTGATAACATTATTTTTCTTGTAGTTATTGTAAGTAAATTGCCAAAGCATCAGCAAAATAAAGCCCGCATTTTAGGGCTTACTCTAGCTATGCTTGCTCGCATAGCGCTTTTAGGGGCATTATTTTGGATAAGTCATTTAGAAAAGCCTTTATTTTCTGTAGCGAGTTTAGAAATTTCATGGCGTGATATGGTGTTAATTCTTGGGGGAGTCTTTTTAATGTATAAGGGATTTATGGAGCTAAAAGCTCAAGCTTATGCTACAGAAGAGAATTATCAAACTAAAAGTTTAGGATTTTTGATTACTTTAATAGAAATCATGTTTTTAGATATTGTTTTTTCCCTAGATTCAGTGATTACAGCCGTTGGTATTGCTAAACATTTAGAAGTGATGATAGGGGCTATAATCTTGGCAGTAATTGTTATGGTATTTTTTTCTAAAATCATAGGGGATTTTATTGAGAAATACCACCGAGTAAAGACCTTAGCGTTTGTATTTTTGCTCTTTGTGGGCTTGGTCTTACTATTAGAAGGCGTGCATGTGTCTATCAATAAGGCATATTTATATGCAGGTATAGGCTTTGCGCTATTAGTAGAGTGCTTGAATATTTTCATAGAAAGGCGTAATCTCTAA
- the corA gene encoding magnesium/cobalt transporter CorA, with protein MVNVFFKHQEFVIKKRFNDFSGFDVGEKEVLWFELINPTPSELIALSQQYSIDYEVDESERVSLVTKYWEDSSSVTINALFVNQDEGELFHTEMATFILAHNILFTVYYGTLQIFNETKKKVLASPKKFEDGFDVLSKVFEADFERGVEYLEWINKQTSLLRKSIVFRKTSCKHDDVLVHLSNLQEFNMVLRNSLFDKRRIITALLRSDKVDKDTKNNLNIIMKDFSSLVESATVNLNSLDNIQNLFASQVNVEQNEIIKVFTVATMAMMPPTLIGTVYGMNFKFMPELEWQYGYLFALIIMAISTILPVIYFKKKGWL; from the coding sequence ATGGTAAATGTGTTTTTCAAGCACCAAGAATTTGTAATAAAAAAACGCTTTAATGATTTTAGTGGTTTTGATGTAGGAGAAAAGGAAGTTTTATGGTTTGAGCTTATTAATCCTACGCCAAGTGAGCTTATCGCTTTAAGCCAACAATATTCTATAGATTATGAAGTAGATGAATCAGAGCGTGTTTCTTTAGTAACAAAGTATTGGGAAGATAGCTCAAGCGTAACCATTAACGCACTTTTTGTCAATCAAGATGAGGGGGAATTGTTTCATACTGAAATGGCAACTTTTATTTTGGCGCACAACATTCTTTTTACCGTTTATTATGGCACTTTGCAAATTTTTAATGAAACCAAAAAAAAGGTTTTAGCTAGCCCTAAGAAATTTGAAGATGGTTTTGATGTGCTTAGCAAGGTTTTTGAGGCAGATTTTGAAAGAGGTGTGGAATATTTAGAATGGATTAATAAGCAAACAAGCTTATTGAGAAAAAGCATTGTGTTTAGAAAGACTTCTTGCAAGCATGATGATGTGCTAGTGCATTTATCTAATTTGCAAGAATTTAACATGGTGTTGCGTAATTCTTTATTTGATAAGCGTCGTATCATTACAGCATTATTGCGTAGCGATAAGGTAGATAAAGATACAAAAAACAATTTGAATATCATTATGAAAGATTTCAGTTCTTTGGTAGAATCAGCAACGGTGAATCTCAACTCTTTAGATAATATTCAAAATCTTTTTGCCTCTCAAGTCAATGTGGAACAAAATGAGATTATTAAGGTATTCACGGTGGCTACAATGGCAATGATGCCTCCCACACTTATTGGCACCGTTTATGGCATGAATTTCAAATTCATGCCTGAATTAGAATGGCAATATGGCTATCTTTTTGCGCTTATTATTATGGCAATTTCTACGATTTTACCCGTGATTTATTTTAAGAAAAAAGGCTGGTTATAA
- a CDS encoding phosphoglycerate kinase: MLAKITFMQSVKNIQEVEINNKRVLIRVDFNVPLDENLNITDDTRIRESLPTIQFCIDNHAKDIILVSHLGRPKGVESHLSLKPFLKRLERLLNHEVIFLQNLEQAKRSLEEKSLHSRIFLVENIRFDEREEKNDESLSKELASLCDVYVNDAFGTSHRKHASTYGAAQFAPIKVSGFLLKKEIDSFYKAFNHPLRPLLLIVGGAKVSSKLSLLKNILDLVDKLIIAGAMSNTFLKALGHDVQESLVEDSLLDEALELLKSAKEKKVKVYLPIDAITTDDILNPKQIKISPVQDIEPKHKIADIGPASVKLFSEVIESAPTIIWNGPLGVHEKQEFARGTTFLAHKIADTYAFSLIGGGDTIDAINRAGEKDNMSFISTGGGASLELLEGKILPCFEVLDRRH, translated from the coding sequence ATGTTAGCTAAAATAACTTTTATGCAAAGTGTTAAGAATATTCAAGAAGTAGAGATTAATAATAAGCGAGTGCTTATTAGAGTAGATTTTAATGTGCCTTTAGATGAAAATCTCAACATTACTGATGATACTCGTATAAGAGAGAGCTTGCCAACGATTCAGTTTTGCATAGACAATCATGCTAAAGATATTATTCTAGTAAGTCATTTGGGTCGTCCAAAGGGTGTTGAGAGTCATTTGAGCTTAAAGCCCTTTTTAAAACGCCTTGAAAGACTCTTAAATCATGAAGTAATCTTTTTACAAAACTTAGAGCAAGCCAAGCGTTCTTTAGAAGAAAAGAGTTTGCATTCTAGGATTTTTCTTGTAGAAAATATCCGTTTTGATGAGCGTGAAGAAAAGAACGATGAGAGTTTATCAAAAGAATTAGCAAGCTTGTGTGATGTGTATGTCAATGATGCGTTTGGCACAAGCCATAGAAAGCATGCAAGCACTTATGGTGCGGCACAATTTGCACCCATTAAAGTGAGTGGTTTCTTGCTAAAAAAAGAAATTGATTCTTTTTATAAAGCGTTTAATCACCCTTTGCGTCCTTTATTATTGATTGTTGGAGGGGCAAAGGTTAGCTCAAAGCTTAGCTTATTAAAAAATATTTTAGATTTAGTTGATAAATTAATTATTGCAGGGGCTATGAGCAATACTTTTTTAAAGGCTTTAGGACATGATGTGCAAGAATCTCTTGTTGAGGATAGTTTATTAGATGAGGCATTAGAATTATTAAAAAGTGCGAAAGAAAAAAAGGTCAAAGTTTATTTGCCTATTGATGCGATTACTACTGATGATATTTTAAATCCTAAGCAAATTAAGATTTCGCCTGTGCAAGATATTGAGCCTAAGCATAAAATCGCTGATATAGGACCTGCGAGCGTGAAATTATTTTCTGAAGTCATAGAAAGTGCGCCTACAATCATTTGGAATGGTCCTTTAGGCGTGCATGAAAAACAAGAATTTGCTAGAGGGACAACCTTTTTAGCCCATAAGATTGCTGATACTTATGCCTTTTCGTTAATTGGTGGGGGCGATACTATTGATGCAATTAATCGTGCGGGCGAAAAGGATAATATGAGCTTTATTTCAACGGGCGGTGGAGCGAGCTTGGAGCTTTTAGAGGGTAAGATTCTACCTTGTTTTGAAGTGCTAGATAGGCGTCATTAG
- a CDS encoding hypothetical protein (catalyzes the formation of D-fructose 6-phosphate from D-glucose 6-phosphate), which translates to MLCFRSYYDSKITKERLDKLFNAIVYEREHQISGYYHLPYSTRALEDAKEYANNHFELLKGVKKLVILGVGGSSLGLRAIDKMLKSLQGRNRIQLVFLEYTDAIKISQLKLDIEECLFFVISKSGTTIETSSLMKYAMQRYDLLKHKERLLFITDENSALHLLGKDKQITTITIDKNIGGRFSVLSSIALVPLFLLGYKIEGFLKGARLFMDSFFERQEDHLLNKACQLFDESLKYPMHALFSYSDIFRGFNAWFVQLVGESLGKINIHNKKVGLTPIALIGSSDQHSFLQLLKHGPKDKSITFLSLCQNMRLEFDEPLVPSLDLPYFENTNFVNQASFTRLLDLQKLATLKSLVEEGLLVDCVEIAELNEKSVGMLIAYYELLTSALGILFEINTYDQPAVEFGKAYLKEMFSLQN; encoded by the coding sequence GTGTTGTGTTTTCGCTCTTATTATGATTCTAAAATCACTAAAGAGCGCCTAGATAAGCTTTTTAATGCGATAGTATATGAGCGAGAACACCAAATTAGTGGTTATTATCATTTGCCCTATAGCACTCGTGCTTTAGAAGATGCCAAAGAGTATGCCAATAATCATTTTGAGCTTTTAAAGGGTGTGAAAAAACTTGTGATTTTAGGGGTTGGGGGTAGCTCTTTAGGATTAAGAGCAATTGATAAAATGCTTAAAAGTTTGCAAGGGCGCAACCGTATTCAATTAGTTTTTTTAGAATACACTGATGCGATTAAAATTTCTCAACTAAAATTAGATATTGAAGAATGCTTGTTTTTTGTGATTTCTAAATCTGGCACGACTATTGAAACTTCTAGTCTAATGAAATACGCCATGCAACGCTATGATTTGTTAAAACATAAAGAGCGCTTGCTATTTATCACTGATGAAAATTCAGCCTTGCATCTTCTAGGGAAAGATAAGCAAATTACTACCATTACGATTGACAAAAATATAGGGGGGCGCTTTTCGGTGCTTTCTAGCATTGCCTTAGTGCCTTTATTTTTGCTTGGATATAAGATAGAGGGTTTTTTAAAAGGGGCAAGGTTGTTTATGGATAGTTTTTTTGAACGCCAAGAAGACCATCTTTTAAATAAGGCTTGCCAACTATTTGATGAATCTTTGAAATATCCCATGCATGCGCTTTTTTCGTATTCAGATATCTTTAGAGGGTTCAACGCATGGTTTGTGCAACTTGTAGGTGAATCACTTGGCAAGATTAATATCCATAATAAAAAAGTGGGCTTAACCCCAATAGCTCTTATTGGCAGTAGCGACCAGCATTCATTTTTACAGCTTTTAAAACATGGACCTAAAGATAAGAGCATAACCTTTTTAAGCTTGTGCCAAAATATGCGTTTAGAATTTGATGAGCCTTTAGTGCCTAGCTTAGATTTACCCTATTTTGAAAATACCAATTTTGTTAATCAAGCGAGTTTTACACGCCTTTTAGATTTGCAAAAATTAGCCACTTTAAAGAGCTTGGTAGAAGAGGGCTTATTGGTAGATTGTGTTGAAATAGCCGAGTTAAATGAGAAAAGCGTTGGAATGCTTATTGCCTATTATGAGCTTTTAACTTCAGCGCTAGGGATTTTATTTGAGATAAATACTTATGACCAGCCGGCAGTAGAGTTTGGTAAAGCGTATTTAAAAGAAATGTTTTCATTACAAAATTAA
- the gap gene encoding type I glyceraldehyde-3-phosphate dehydrogenase: MKTPIKIAINGTGRIGLCAIRVASKRKDIEIVAINSTCELETLLHLLRHDSVHGRFEATLNDDKTLNIGHSKRILVLSERDINKLDFSNAHAEVVVECTGKFNSLEASQAHLKGSVKKVVISAPAKNTPTFVYGVNHKDYKQESVISNASCTTNATAPVLKVLDETFLIEQALLTTIHSYTNDQNLLDTKHKDIRRARAANLNMIPTSTGVSKAISLVLPHLGPKVSGLAIRVPTPNVSLIDLSITFKQAITKEGILQAFKQASESELQGILGIDEEKLVSSDFISSPLSAIVIEDQIIVLGQNSAKILAWYDNEMGYSERLIDMAIYVAKA; this comes from the coding sequence ATCAAAACACCAATTAAAATTGCCATTAATGGGACAGGACGCATAGGACTTTGTGCTATAAGAGTAGCTAGTAAGCGTAAAGATATAGAGATTGTAGCTATTAATTCTACATGCGAATTGGAAACACTTTTACATTTATTACGCCATGATAGCGTGCATGGTCGTTTTGAGGCAACACTTAATGATGACAAAACGCTTAATATTGGGCATAGTAAGCGCATTTTAGTGCTAAGTGAGCGAGATATTAATAAACTTGACTTTTCTAATGCGCATGCTGAGGTGGTGGTAGAATGCACGGGAAAATTCAACTCCTTAGAGGCCTCACAAGCACATCTTAAGGGGAGTGTGAAAAAGGTGGTGATTTCTGCTCCTGCTAAAAATACACCTACTTTTGTTTATGGCGTGAATCACAAGGATTATAAACAAGAAAGTGTTATCTCTAATGCCTCTTGCACTACAAATGCCACTGCTCCTGTTTTAAAAGTGCTAGATGAGACTTTTTTGATTGAACAAGCGCTTTTAACGACTATTCATAGCTATACCAACGACCAAAACCTATTAGACACTAAACACAAAGATATTCGTCGTGCAAGAGCTGCTAATTTAAATATGATTCCTACAAGCACCGGTGTGAGCAAGGCAATTTCTTTAGTCTTGCCACATCTAGGCCCAAAAGTAAGTGGACTTGCTATTAGAGTGCCTACACCTAATGTAAGCTTGATTGATTTATCTATTACTTTTAAGCAAGCAATTACTAAAGAGGGCATTTTGCAAGCTTTCAAACAAGCAAGTGAGAGTGAGTTGCAAGGTATTTTAGGTATTGATGAAGAAAAATTAGTCTCAAGTGATTTTATTTCTTCGCCTTTAAGTGCGATAGTTATTGAAGACCAAATTATTGTTTTAGGGCAAAATAGCGCTAAAATCTTAGCATGGTATGATAATGAAATGGGCTATAGTGAGCGCTTAATAGATATGGCAATCTATGTAGCCAAAGCTTAA
- the ung gene encoding uracil-DNA glycosylase: MLTRAKLTLLWREFLQSEFKQPYFLEIERRYLEALEQTSCVYPISANLFQALNLMPPHAVKIILLGQDPYHSTYRQNGAELPVAMGLSFSVNKDAPIPPSLRNIYKELNASLGVPIPKHGDLSAWAKRGMLLLNAILSVEKNKPNSHKHIGWERFSDRILERLFESREALIVVLLGKVAQKKGALIDRSKHIVLEAPHPSPLSRGFLGSNIFVRLQEAYRGIYGKDFDFNL, from the coding sequence ATGCTAACTAGAGCTAAACTCACTTTATTATGGCGTGAGTTTTTACAAAGTGAGTTTAAACAACCCTATTTTTTAGAAATTGAAAGGCGTTATTTAGAGGCTTTAGAACAAACAAGTTGTGTCTATCCTATAAGTGCTAATCTATTTCAAGCCTTGAATTTAATGCCCCCACATGCTGTTAAAATTATTCTTTTAGGGCAAGACCCCTATCATTCAACTTATAGGCAAAATGGTGCTGAATTGCCTGTGGCTATGGGGTTAAGTTTTAGCGTAAATAAAGATGCACCCATTCCTCCAAGTTTGCGTAATATCTATAAAGAGTTAAATGCTAGTTTGGGCGTGCCTATTCCTAAACATGGGGATTTAAGCGCATGGGCTAAGAGGGGCATGCTTTTATTGAACGCCATTTTAAGTGTAGAAAAAAATAAGCCTAATTCACATAAACACATTGGTTGGGAGCGATTTAGCGATAGGATACTAGAACGCCTTTTTGAAAGTAGAGAGGCTTTAATTGTAGTTTTGCTTGGAAAAGTAGCTCAAAAAAAGGGTGCTTTAATTGATAGAAGTAAACATATTGTTTTAGAGGCACCGCACCCAAGCCCCTTGTCAAGAGGTTTTTTAGGGAGTAATATCTTTGTGCGCTTGCAAGAGGCTTATAGAGGGATTTATGGCAAGGATTTTGATTTTAATCTGTAA
- a CDS encoding 1-acyl-sn-glycerol-3-phosphate acyltransferase has translation MTSSKIRAIYRGLVIAIGLAIIIVFNYFNRKNNNARSTRKTCSSFFTLTGVTLEKVGEFDREARLIVLNHQSLLDIIYLEAYHPENICWIAKKELGEIPFYGHALTDTQMILIDREDKKGLVSLLKESKQKLDEGRPLVIFPEGTRGRGQEKFLPFKQGAKMIAEKFQLKIQPMVLINSRKIFNSKPLEAYKARTRLVMLESYTPDFNSKTWYEELEQLMQKEYLKHYHELNAN, from the coding sequence ATGACATCAAGTAAAATACGAGCTATCTATAGAGGTCTAGTGATTGCTATAGGATTAGCTATTATTATTGTCTTTAACTATTTTAATCGTAAAAATAATAACGCTCGCTCCACACGCAAAACTTGCTCTTCTTTTTTTACTCTAACGGGGGTTACTTTAGAAAAAGTGGGTGAATTTGATAGAGAGGCTAGACTTATTGTTTTAAATCATCAAAGCTTGTTGGATATTATCTATTTAGAGGCGTATCACCCCGAAAACATTTGTTGGATTGCTAAAAAAGAATTAGGGGAAATCCCTTTTTATGGGCATGCATTAACTGACACACAAATGATTTTAATTGATAGAGAAGATAAAAAAGGCTTAGTGTCATTGCTTAAGGAGAGCAAGCAAAAATTAGATGAGGGGCGTCCTTTGGTGATTTTCCCTGAAGGCACTCGTGGGAGAGGGCAAGAGAAATTTTTGCCCTTTAAGCAAGGGGCTAAGATGATTGCAGAAAAATTTCAGCTTAAAATCCAGCCTATGGTTTTAATCAACTCTCGTAAAATTTTTAACTCTAAGCCCTTAGAGGCCTATAAGGCACGCACTCGCTTGGTTATGCTAGAGAGTTATACGCCTGATTTTAATTCTAAGACTTGGTATGAAGAGTTAGAGCAACTTATGCAAAAAGAATACTTAAAGCATTATCATGAGCTCAATGCTAACTAG
- a CDS encoding SH3 domain-containing protein, producing the protein MRIIWLLLALCVGFVNAEVLDEKDEDVKAKVVYVKAENLDALENTPAYVGQTIAVTYSLLLFDAQFLEAKLEGEVDKDQIELLNKVPTWRGVEKELFKAVYYYKIKGVKASIPALKVSAFSNKDKYIDYSLAPSISLQVSDLSQNPRYAGVMAQDLDVVQYKTKDYDSEHNILVIEMAFKRANWEKFSIKEAIKQGFDNASIAQSKTKEGSVIYYCVLPKKIQSLSFDYFSLKEQRFKTLHFSVVPINDAINVQSELVPKNNFLVFFNVALLVLCVFFLLLFLLFGRKIIFLLLGILCLGFALYNLLFQQRSATLLAQKEIRILPTKNSTILGISKAQMPIKIIGSHKDYYKIMTTHEQIGWVKRHDIK; encoded by the coding sequence ATGCGAATAATATGGTTATTGTTAGCCCTTTGTGTAGGGTTTGTCAATGCAGAAGTGCTTGATGAAAAAGATGAAGATGTTAAGGCTAAGGTAGTTTATGTTAAGGCAGAAAATTTAGATGCCTTAGAAAATACCCCCGCTTATGTAGGGCAGACTATTGCAGTAACTTATAGTTTGTTGCTATTTGATGCGCAGTTTTTAGAGGCAAAGCTTGAGGGGGAAGTGGATAAAGACCAAATAGAGCTTTTAAATAAAGTGCCTACATGGAGAGGGGTAGAAAAAGAGCTTTTTAAAGCGGTGTATTATTATAAAATCAAGGGTGTTAAAGCGAGCATTCCGGCTCTTAAAGTTAGTGCGTTTTCCAATAAGGATAAGTATATAGATTATTCTTTAGCCCCTAGTATTTCTTTGCAAGTGAGTGATTTATCTCAAAATCCTCGTTATGCAGGAGTTATGGCGCAAGATTTAGATGTAGTGCAATACAAGACCAAAGATTATGATAGTGAGCATAATATTTTGGTAATAGAAATGGCTTTTAAAAGAGCAAATTGGGAAAAGTTCTCAATCAAAGAGGCAATTAAGCAAGGATTTGATAATGCCTCAATAGCTCAAAGCAAGACCAAAGAAGGGAGCGTGATTTATTATTGTGTGTTGCCTAAAAAAATCCAAAGCCTTTCATTTGATTATTTTTCTTTAAAAGAACAGCGTTTTAAAACTTTGCATTTTTCTGTTGTGCCTATCAATGATGCGATTAATGTGCAAAGCGAGCTAGTCCCTAAAAATAATTTTTTGGTATTTTTTAATGTAGCTCTATTAGTTTTATGTGTGTTTTTCTTATTGCTCTTTTTGCTCTTTGGGCGCAAAATTATTTTCCTATTGCTTGGAATACTATGTCTAGGGTTTGCTCTCTATAATTTATTATTCCAACAGCGTTCAGCGACTTTGCTCGCCCAAAAAGAGATACGCATTTTACCGACAAAAAATTCCACGATTTTAGGCATTTCTAAAGCTCAAATGCCTATTAAGATAATCGGTTCGCACAAAGACTATTATAAAATTATGACCACACATGAACAAATAGGATGGGTAAAGCGCCATGACATCAAGTAA
- the purQ gene encoding phosphoribosylformylglycinamidine synthase subunit PurQ, with amino-acid sequence MIAILEFLGTNCQRDMKKAFDFVQANKTCKISSVIVGHRENSLPKETSLVVIPGGFSYGDYWRSGCIASQMPIMKAIKAYVSNGGRVLGICNGFQILTESKLLEGTLMKNKGLKFIAKNQELYVENNHNALLKDYQIKEKIILPIAHKEGNFYAPRETLERLYENKQVLLCYSDDVNGSVNNIAGICNKDKNVFALMPHPERALGIAKILQTPSIDGVKMLLSLLEAY; translated from the coding sequence ATGATAGCTATTTTAGAATTTTTAGGCACAAATTGTCAAAGAGATATGAAAAAAGCCTTTGATTTTGTGCAGGCTAATAAAACTTGCAAGATTTCAAGCGTGATAGTGGGGCATAGGGAAAATTCCTTACCCAAAGAAACGAGCTTGGTTGTTATTCCTGGAGGGTTTAGCTATGGGGATTATTGGCGTTCAGGCTGTATTGCAAGCCAAATGCCTATTATGAAAGCTATTAAAGCATATGTTAGTAATGGGGGGCGTGTGCTAGGTATTTGCAACGGGTTTCAAATCCTTACAGAAAGCAAGCTCTTAGAGGGGACTTTAATGAAAAACAAGGGTTTGAAATTTATTGCAAAAAACCAAGAGCTGTATGTTGAAAATAATCATAATGCGTTATTAAAAGATTATCAAATAAAAGAAAAGATTATTTTACCTATAGCGCATAAGGAGGGGAATTTTTATGCACCTAGAGAAACTTTGGAGCGTTTATATGAGAATAAACAAGTGCTATTATGCTATAGTGATGATGTAAATGGCTCTGTAAATAATATTGCTGGCATTTGCAATAAGGACAAGAATGTTTTTGCACTTATGCCCCACCCTGAAAGGGCGTTAGGAATTGCAAAAATCTTGCAAACACCCTCTATAGATGGAGTTAAAATGCTTTTATCCTTGCTTGAGGCATATTAA
- the purS gene encoding phosphoribosylformylglycinamidine synthase subunit PurS has product MQVEVRIFLKEGVLDPTLKALENSLNSLGFDKIKKIALSKSVLLELETTDKKKALQEARLMAEKLLVNPITEHYEILLR; this is encoded by the coding sequence ATGCAAGTAGAAGTGCGTATTTTTTTAAAAGAGGGCGTTTTAGACCCAACGCTCAAAGCGCTTGAAAATTCATTGAATTCATTGGGTTTTGATAAGATTAAAAAAATTGCCTTAAGTAAAAGCGTGCTTTTAGAACTAGAAACTACGGATAAAAAAAAGGCCTTACAAGAGGCAAGGCTTATGGCAGAGAAACTTCTAGTAAATCCTATAACAGAACATTATGAAATATTGTTAAGGTAA
- a CDS encoding S41 family peptidase, with translation MTKRLFKGLLVVSVGLSLSLHGAEIKENKQVKENPQELAAKRVEAFSRFTNVVSEIEKKYVDKISISEIMTKAIEGLLSNLDAHSAYLNEKKFKEFQAQTDGEFGGLGITVGMRDGVLTVIAPLEGTPAYKAGVKAGDTILKINKESTLNMNIDDAINLMRGKPKTSIQITVVRKNEPKPLVFNIVRDIIKVKSVYVKKIEKTPYLYVRVNSFDKNVTKSVLDGLKANPKAKGIVLDLRGNPGGLLNQAVGLSNLFIKDGILVSQKGKNKDENLEYKANGRAPYANLPIAVLVNAGSASASEIVAGALQDHKRAIIIGENTFGKGSVQMLLPVNRNEAIKITTARYYLPSGRTIQATGIKPDIVIYPGKVPENENKFSLKEADLKHHLEQELKKIDDKNPASKNATKNQKSEEDQDITPKIISNDIQLKVAIDSLKTWTIIEEPKKVETKK, from the coding sequence ATGACAAAGCGGTTATTTAAGGGGTTATTAGTAGTTTCTGTAGGGCTTTCTTTGAGCTTGCATGGTGCAGAGATTAAGGAAAATAAGCAAGTCAAAGAGAACCCCCAAGAATTAGCAGCCAAAAGGGTTGAGGCATTCAGCCGTTTCACCAATGTGGTTTCAGAAATTGAAAAAAAATATGTGGATAAAATCAGTATTTCTGAAATTATGACAAAGGCTATTGAGGGCTTACTTTCTAATTTAGATGCGCATTCAGCCTATTTGAATGAAAAGAAGTTTAAAGAGTTTCAAGCTCAAACTGATGGGGAGTTTGGAGGGCTTGGTATCACAGTGGGCATGCGTGATGGCGTTTTAACCGTTATTGCACCCTTAGAGGGCACTCCAGCTTACAAAGCGGGGGTTAAAGCTGGCGATACGATTTTGAAAATCAATAAAGAAAGCACTCTTAATATGAATATTGATGATGCTATCAATCTTATGCGTGGTAAGCCAAAGACTTCTATCCAAATCACTGTAGTGAGAAAAAACGAGCCCAAGCCCTTAGTATTCAATATTGTGAGAGATATTATTAAGGTTAAGTCTGTATATGTCAAAAAGATTGAAAAAACCCCTTATCTCTATGTAAGAGTCAATTCCTTTGATAAGAATGTAACCAAATCAGTCTTAGATGGCTTGAAGGCTAATCCTAAAGCTAAGGGCATTGTGCTAGATTTAAGAGGAAATCCCGGAGGCTTACTCAATCAAGCGGTAGGTTTATCTAATTTATTCATTAAAGACGGCATTTTAGTCTCTCAAAAGGGCAAGAATAAAGATGAGAATTTAGAATACAAGGCTAATGGTAGAGCGCCTTATGCGAACTTGCCTATTGCGGTGTTGGTCAATGCGGGTTCAGCGAGTGCGAGCGAGATTGTAGCAGGAGCCTTGCAAGATCATAAACGAGCCATTATTATTGGAGAAAATACCTTTGGTAAAGGAAGTGTGCAAATGCTCTTGCCTGTCAATAGAAACGAGGCCATTAAAATCACTACCGCACGCTATTACTTGCCAAGTGGGCGCACTATCCAAGCTACCGGTATTAAACCTGATATTGTGATTTATCCGGGTAAAGTGCCAGAGAACGAGAATAAGTTTAGTTTGAAAGAGGCAGATTTAAAACACCATTTAGAGCAAGAGCTTAAAAAGATTGATGATAAAAATCCAGCCTCTAAGAACGCTACCAAGAATCAAAAGAGTGAAGAAGACCAAGATATTACACCAAAGATTATTAGTAATGACATTCAGTTGAAAGTCGCTATTGATAGTTTAAAAACTTGGACAATCATAGAAGAGCCTAAAAAGGTTGAAACCAAGAAATAA